The following proteins are encoded in a genomic region of Glycine max cultivar Williams 82 chromosome 18, Glycine_max_v4.0, whole genome shotgun sequence:
- the LOC100799867 gene encoding UDP-glycosyltransferase 83A1 — protein MMGISHFLAIPYPILGHMNPLLQFSQVLAKYGCKITLLSSDENYEKLKSASGGGNDKVIMDSHIKLVSLPDGVDPEDDRKDQAKVISTTINTMRAKLPKLIEDVNDAEDSDNKISCIIVTKNMGWALEVGHQLGIKGALFWPASATSLASFNSIQRLIDEGAIDSKNGLPTRKQEIQLSSNLPMMEAAAMPWYCLDNAFFFLHMKQEMQNLNLAERWLCNTTFDLEAGAFSTSQKLLPIGPLMANEHNIISILQEDRTCLEWLDQQPPQSVIYASFGSMVSTKPNQFNELALGLDLLKRPFLWVVREDNGYNIAYPDEFRGRQGKIVGWAPQKKILEHPAIACFISHCGWNSTIEGLYNGVPFLCWPFCSDQLMNKIYICDVWKVGLEFHRDENGIILREEIKKKVEQLLGDEEIKGRASKLMEKVIKNKAQGDQNLIKFINWAKE, from the exons ATGATGGGTATCTCACATTTTCTTGCAATACCTTACCCAATCCTAGGGCACATGAACCCCCTTCTTCAGTTCTCCCAGGTTTTGGCCAAATATGGCTGCAAAATCACCCTCTTGAGTTCAGATGAGAACTACGAAAAACTGAAGAGTGCAAGTGGTGGTGGGAATGACAAAGTCATCATGGACTCACACATAAAGTTGGTGTCTCTCCCTGATGGTGTGGATCCTGAAGATGACAGAAAGGACCAGGCCAAGGTTATTTCCACCACCATAAACACCATGCGTGCTAAGCTTCCCAAGCTCATAGAAGATGTGAATGATGCTGAGGACAGTGACAACAAGATTTCTTGTATTATCGTCACTAAGAATATGGGGTGGGCCTTGGAAGTTGGACACCAACTGGGAATTAAAGGGGCTCTATTCTGGCCAGCCTCAGCTACTTCTTTGGCATCCTTTAATTCCATTCAGAGGCTTATTGATGAGGGTGCCATAGATTCCAAAAATG gACTCCCAACCCGAAAGCAGGAAATTCAGCTTTCCTCTAATTTGCCTATGATGGAGGCAGCTGCCATGCCATGGTACTGCTTGGATAATgccttcttcttccttcacaTGAAGCAAGAAATGCAAAACCTGAATTTAGCTGAAAGGTGGCTTTGTAACACCACTTTTGATCTTGAAGCTGGAGCATTCTCCACATCACAAAAGCTCCTACCAATTGGTCCATTGATGGCAAATGAGCACAACATAATATCAATATTGCAAGAAGACAGAACCTGCCTAGAGTGGTTGGATCAGCAACCACCTCAATCTGTCATATATGCTTCATTTGGCAGCATGGTGTCAACGAAACCAAACCAATTCAATGAGTTAGCCCTTGGACTTGATCTCCTCAAAAGGCCTTTTCTTTGGGTTGTGCGTGAAGACAATGGTTACAACATTGCATACCCAGATGAATTTCGGGGAAGGCAAGGTAAAATTGTTGGTTGGGCCCCACAGAAGAAGATTTTGGAACACCCTGCCATAGCATGTTTCATTAGCCATTGTGGCTGGAACTCAACCATTGAAGGTTTATATAATGGGGTGCCCTTCTTGTGCTGGCCATTCTGCAGTGACCAGCTTATGAACAAGATATATATTTGTGATGTGTGGAAGGTTGGACTTGAATTTCACAGGGATGAAAATGGGATAATATTAAGGGAAGAGATTAAAAAGAAGGTGGAGCAACTACTTGGTGatgaagaaataaaaggaagGGCTTCCAAGTTAATGGAAAAGGTCATCAAGAACAAAGCACAAGGTGATCAGAATCTCATCAAGTTTATCAATTGGGCCAAGGAATAA